A region from the Populus trichocarpa isolate Nisqually-1 chromosome 18, P.trichocarpa_v4.1, whole genome shotgun sequence genome encodes:
- the LOC112325029 gene encoding uncharacterized protein LOC112325029 produces the protein MAIITKFTTVEYGQNSELSQLSEGDGSRCNARKLPVVKDLNCMVNEMKRILVHSQNIDEATFSMKYGRLLEITKIEVLNPAIKALINFWDPDYRCFSFGKVDLCLTVEEYGMLMEFPKHLHKVYFPLRSDKVIPELSKLLKIPHLSRFLEKNANGLKWKFLEVELERKKLQYGSMLERDRLIALGIYGLVLFPSLSGVISLEAAAAFVEYENTHVNPITAILAETFLTLNHFRKTGKGAMRCCTQLLYIWMVSHIETKKPIFNNFWWFNQKPLKLVEEEEWGSLGNQGWMKKLQELPSSNFSWKAPWVKSVDVLVSCGQKCWVPLVGITGYVSYAPALVIRQLGGIQHIPRTVGVAEFSGFFKDQSALEVLETIKQDWSHLTLIRKESERLRDPSSSEGYEKWRNLTPTAAPRMPCSEDGPSQIIEGSLKRKKVSNEEDLMGQLERLQIELGKSKVDKTTLEMMMMEGDKSRVFLNEQFEYRDAKIMMLELQLSKGKAIMEESEKERGTLILDWMQSSSELEALKADFNDYQENAEYNQDKFLHI, from the coding sequence ATGGCCATCATTACCAAATTTACTACTGTGGAATATGGGCAAAATTCTGAATTGTCACAACTATCAGAGGGAGACGGCTCTAGATGTAATGCAAGGAAGCTTCCAGTAGTCAAAGACCTGAATTGCATGGTAAATGAGATGAAAAGAATATTGGTTCATAGTCAGAACATTGATGAGGCGACATTTTCCATGAAGTATGGGCGACTGTTAGAAATTACGAAGATAGAAGTATTGAACCCAGCAATCAAAGCCCTGATTAACTTTTGGGATCCGGATTACAGATGTTTTTCCTTTGGAAAAGTGGATTTGTGTCTTACTGTAGAAGAGTATGGAATGTTGATGGAGTTTCCCAAACACCTGCACAAGGTTTATTTCCCTTTGAGAAGTGACAAGGTAATTCCTGAATTGTCAAAATTGCTGAAAATTCCACATCTGAGCAGATTTTTAGAGAAGAATGCCAACGGTTTAAAGTGGAAATTTCTGGAGGTTGaactagaaaggaaaaaattgcAATATGGATCGATGCTAGAAAGAGACAGGTTAATCGCTCTGGGGATATATGGTCTCGTATTATTTCCAAGCTTATCAGGGGTTATAAGCCTAGAAGCTGCTGCTGCGTTTGTGGAGTATGAAAATACTCATGTCAACCCTATAACTGCCATATTAGCTGAGACCTTCCTGACCCTCAACCATTTCAGGAAGACTGGTAAAGGCGCAATGAGATGTTGTACTCAGTTATTATACATCTGGATGGTAAGCCATATCGAAACCAAAAAGccaatctttaataatttttggtggtttaatCAAAAACCTTTGAagttagtagaagaagaagaatggggaaGCTTGGGCAATCAGGGTTGGATGAAAAAACTGCAAGAGTTACCTAGTAGCAACTTTAGTTGGAAAGCCCCTTGGGTCAAATCGGTTGATGTCCTAGTAAGTTGTGGACAAAAATGTTGGGTACCTTTAGTTGGGATCACAGGTTATGTCAGCTATGCTCCGGCCCTGGTGATAAGACAATTAGGCGGCATACAACACATCCCAAGAACTGTGGGAGTCGCTGAATTTTCCGGGTTTTTCAAGGATCAATCCGCGCTAGAAGTTCTTGAAActatcaaacaagattggagcCACTTGACTTTAATTCGAAAGGAGTCTGAAAGGTTGAGAGACCCCAGCTCAAGTGAAGGATATGAAAAGTGGAGGAATTTGACCCCGACTGCCGCTCCTAGAATGCCATGTTCTGAAGACGGGCCTTCACAAATTATAGAAGggtcattgaaaagaaaaaaggtcagTAATGAGGAGGACCTTATGGGGCAATTAGAAAGGCTCCAAATAGAATTGGGAAAGAGTAAGGTAGATAAAACAACATTagaaatgatgatgatggaggGAGACAAAAGCAGAGTATTTCTAAACGAACAATTCGAATATAGAGATGCAAAAATAATGATGTTAGAGCTGCAATTGAGCAAAGGAAAGGCTATAATGGAAGAGTCCGAGAAAGAGAGGGGAACACTGATTTTGGATTGGATGCAGAGCAGCTCTGAATTGGAAGCATTAAAGGCCGACTTCAACGACTATCAAGAAAATGCTGAATACAATCAGGATAAATTCTTGCACATTTAA